TTGCTGTTGTCGCCTGCTCCTTTCTTCCCTGAAACAAGGCACCCAACTGTTCCCATATTACCATTCAAAAACAGGTTCTGTGGCGAAGCTCATTTGTGAATCTATTACAGAGATTAATagattatttctcctttttcaacTAATTCTCAGTGGGGAAATTTAACCATATGGTAAGGAGAGAATTAGAATTTCATCACATTAgagcaaaatgtaatgaaaagaGTCCAACACCTGGGGCCAACTCCGAAAGACACAATTAAAAGGTTTTTAATGAAAGCGGGGAAACCAAAAAATTTCATAGCCCTCGGTAATTCTGCCCCATAAGGATGATTTAGTGGAAGCGTTGGGAAATATTGTTTTTACTGATGTCGCCGGAACGAAAACCCGACGCTAAATAGTGGGTGCTCCCTGAGCGCTCCGCAGTGGAGAAGCAGAGCGGCTCTGAAAGGGGAGAGGCGGACGGAGCCcggagggagggggggggatggggggtgtGGGGTCCCGGGCTGCCAACGGAGCGAAGCTCCAAGGGAGGGACGGAGAGAGGAAGGGCGCTGTGAAGAGTTGGGAGATCGTCTTTAAAAAGTTTAGTGGGTTCGGGGCCGTCTTGGTAGGTTCGGGTCTTACTTGGTGGGTTTGGGGCTTTCTCTGCCCTCTCTCCTCCCCGGACCGCGGTAAACGCCGGGGATTTATCTTTCCACAGGGACATGGGAGATAAGCATTAGGAAGCGGCAATCTGCTGCTTGGAGAGGAGGGGAAGCTCCTCGCGGTTCGGTCTCTCTCTGTTAGTGGGGGTGGAGAAGGCTGGGACCCCCCCGCCCCCGCCCCCAGGAGCACCTCGGCTCAGGCTGGGCCGGGGCTTCcgaattatttatttattttttcttttcccttccgaaggggaggggggggggaggagggggctcTGAGTGGATGTGAACGCGGGGGGCGGGTGGGCTgcggggggttgggggggggaagagggtgTCCTCCTCGCCCGCACGGCCGAAGCAGCGGGAGTCGGGCGGCTCCGGCGCGGCGCGGGGCTGCAATTTGCTGAAGGAGGCAAAGAACATCCTTCGATCTAAGTAGGGCTTTTAGTGTGCTCATTGATGAGTGAAAGTCGCCACACATGTCAAGCTAAAGGCAGTTGTTGGGTTACTAACAGGACACAACGTCTTGCAAACATATGCGTTAAGCTGTGTATACAGATGGCAGCGAGAATAATGGAGCGGGCGCCGCTTATAAAGCTcgggctgctgcctgcctgcagacCTGGGAAATGAAACTATTCAGACTCGGGGCCAGATAGCGCCTGGGATTGTTTGTTACCGTTTTAATCCTATTAATTAAAACGTTAACCTGATTGGGTAGAAAGCTCTGTCCCAACAGGCGACTCTTCTCCATAATAACCTACTCTCCGAGATAATGATGTAAAAGACTCCCCCGTCTGCGGCGGCTGCTGGTTGATGGGTCCGGAAATCTCTTGAAGGTGAATCCAAGCAAGATAAACGGTGGAAGCGGCGCGGCTGGCAGCGCACAATGCCCCAGCGCGGCGCCTGCTGAGGGCGAGCCGGAGCCGGAGCCGGAGCCGGagccggagccgccgccgccgtaTCACCGCCAGCCACCGCCGGAGcccggagcggagcggggccaCCGAGAGCGGCGCAGCCCCGCCGGGAGCCGGGAGGCGCCTTCCGCCTGCGGGACGCCGGGGAGCCGCCCGCAGCGGCGCGGAGAAGCCTTGGAGGAGCGGGCCGGGAGCTGAGGGGGGCGGAGGAGGCGGAGGCGCCGATGGAGCGGGCGCTGGGGCTGCCCGCCGAAGAGGACCTCTTCCACAAGAGCCTCGCCGCCTCGGCCAAGCGCATGGAGTCCGCCTTCCGCTCGCCCCCGGGGCTCGACCTCTCCCACCCGCGCGACCGCCAGCCCTCGCCTCTCGCCTGCTACGAAGCGCCGGAGCCCGAGGCGCTGCTGCAGCCCGGCGTCGGCGGGGACCCGCTGGCGCTGCCGCCGGGCTCCGTCTGCGTCAAGTACGGAGAGAGCGCCAGCCGCAGCTCGGTGGCCGAGAGCAGCGGCGGCGAGCAGAGCCCCGACGACGACAGCGACGGCCGCTGCGAGCTGCTGCTGCGTGGCGCCGGGGGGGACCCGCGCGACGCTTCgccggcggcgggcggcggcggcggcggcggcggcggcccgggaggaggggggggcggggggctgAAGGCTGCCGAGGGCGGCTGCTCCAACGGGCACGGGCACGGCGGCAGCAAGAAGTCCAAGGAGCAGCGCTCGCTGCGCCTCAACATCAACGCGAGGGAGCGGAGGCGGATGCACGACCTGAACGACGCGCTGGACGGGCTGCGGGCCGTCATCCCCTACGCGCACAGCCCCTCGGTGAGGAAGCTCTCCAAGATCGCCACGCTGCTGCTGGCCAAGAACTACATCCTCATGCAGGCGCAGGCCCTGGAGGAGATGCGGCGCCTCGTGGCTTATCTCAACCAGGGCCAGGCCATCTCGGCCgcctccctgcccagctccgccgcggcggcggcggcggcggcggccgcgcTGCACCCCGCCCTCGGCGCCTACGAGCAGGCGGCGGGGTACCCGTTCAGCGCCGGGCTGCCTCCAGCCACCTCCTGCCCGGAGAAATGTGCCATCTTCAACAGCGTCTCCTCCAGTCTCTGCAAACAGTGCACGGAGAAGCCTTAAGCCGCGCCgagccccgccgccgccgccgcctcctccgcGGCCCCGGGGAGatgagagggaagggaagggcgCCGGGGGGccgcggccgggccgggccgggggtCGCGGGGGCGGCGGAGGGACTGAGAGCCGCCCGGGTCCCCGCCGCCCTCAGATCCGAGCGCTCCGCGGGCTCCGCCGGGACGGGACGGCCGCgggtgggggagggagaaggggcGGCGGGGGGCGAGCCCTGCAGCGGGGAGTCGCGGGCTGAACCCCGGCGGGGCCTCTGCGCGTCCGGACAATGGGGCGGCTGAGAAACAGCGGCCGGGAGGGAGACAGAACGAGGGGACGGGAGAGCGGAACCGCGTCCCGGCCCGCCCAGCATCGAGCGGTCCCGGTGATGGGGAGCGGAGGTGAATGGGACAAATCAGAGAAGGGCACGAGAACgtaggcttttcttttttctttcttcttattttttcctttttatttttttagtttttatttttattagcattattataattattctgagccaggaaacaaacaaacttgaAATGTAAACTTCTTATTTAAGCGACTCgcagaaacaaaagagagacTGGAGCGTTGCTTGTTGGAAGACTTTGGTGCTTTTGGAGCGTCTCGAAACTTTGATCCCGTGCAAATGCGCAAAGTTTTGGTGAGAgtgattgaaaaaaaatatatatataccgagaaagatataaagaaacaatgggaaataaaagaaagaaacgaTCCTTGATCCGAACCCGTCCTCCGTGTGTGGCTGAAAAGCACCGCGTTTCTGAACGAGGGATCTGTGCGCACCTCGTCCTCCCCACCCGCAGCGCTGTACAGACGGGAcgtatttatttgttcttctttggGTGACCCTCCCGCCCTGCCGGTAGTTCTCATGTGTTAAGGTCAGGGGTCTTTCTGTGCGGTTACTTTCTAATGCTTCTAAAATTCTGTTTATGGATGAACTTTAAAACTGTGTGCCAAGTGTTGAAAGCGTTTCTTTTGCCAACACCGTATAACCGGAACTGTTGCTGTACCCGAGCTGCTGAGGTTTCTGAAAGGTCAtcttggattttattttcagttgcatCATCCCTGTATTTCAATTGAGCTTTAATAAATCGCTTCAGtccaaaaaaaataatgacaggAAAGGTGTATTCTTCGTGGCTCGGCCACTGATTTGGGAAAGGGTTTTGCGTTAGGGCAGGTGAGGGTCGTTCCCTTTGCCCGGGCGCAGAGCAAAAGCTGCTACGCGAATATCGCCAATGTTTCCCAGGGCGCTGTGTTTGCAGAGGTGTCGTTTGGACCGCTTATAACGCGTACGTAAATGATTCCTTCCGACCGTGGATGATATTCTTGAAGTTGAAACACTTGAAAATACTTTGGGCTGATTTTCCGAAGCGTGTGGAGTTCTTTTGTTTTTcggggggtggggagggaggacGGGGtggggttgtgttttttttttaatggggggaggggatggggaaagaaagatgaaaagcaagaaggagCTATTTCCCCAAAGTGAGCCTTCCGCTTGAGTTTGCATGGCTGGGTGCTGCCTCTCTGCCAGTTGTAAATCCGGATTTtgtaattcttattttctttccaaccCCGACTCCTGCTATTTTCCACTCCTCGCAGATAATATAAATTCGGACTGTCAGGTTGGATGGCGCAATGGGAGCCGTGATGGATCTGTTGGCAGGTCACGGATGTGTAAAGAGTGATATATATTAAATAGGTCAATCAGATGATGACAGCAATGTACGATCGTTTGTATGTGTATCTATGTCGGAAAgaatctttattaaaatattttgaacaaaCGTTTGTAATcgtgctgtgctttgtgttaaATATTTACCTCCAGATTTAAGGAGGTGTACGAggttggggggagggggtaTGTGGAGGGATGGCTCCTTTCCTTTGCTCCCCAGtgcccccctcccaccccccaacccccggCAGCCCTGGGGTGCCTCCGGACGAGGGACTCCTGCTCGGAGCGCTTCCCCCTTCCGTCGAGCCCCGACTGCCACTCCGGACCCCCTTCTTCCCGTCTCTAGCGAGTTTTGGGGTCTCCCCCGCCCCCCATCCGGCCCGTGTCCTCCGTACCTCCGCTTCCGTCGGCAGCCCCGCACGGGGtgaagggggggaaggggggtgggggggaaagaggATCAATCTTTTCCGCTCCACTTCCCATCAGAAAAGATTAATCAGAACCTGTAACTTTTCAGGAAACATAACTGTAAAGTGCCACGGAGCGGTGGGAAGGCGGCCCGGAGAGGGtgggcagctcagcccccagGCGCCGGGAGCAGCGTCTCAGCATTTGCGAGACAAAGGCTGGGTGCGTCTAATTATGattattaaaacaatttccatGACGATGTCTAATATTATGTTAATTTGAAAACAACTGTGTATGAAAACTGTCGACTATAATACCTAAATTCATTTAATGAAACACATCGTTAAGGCAATTAAACCTCCTGGATGTGATTAAGGAACATAATTACGACACTGTTCTGCGCCATAATTGGGTGTCTTTAATCAAGGGGTAAAGTGATCAGCAACACAGCCATTAGTTTGTATTGTTCCGTCTCTGCTGTCCATCATTCTGATTAGGAATTAACCACCGCCACCAGCTTGGCGTGGTGCGTgcccgtgtgtgtgtgtgtgtgtgtgtgctcacagcATCGGGGAGGCATTCGCCTCAAGACTCAGCGCTCGGTACCTCTGCTTTCAGAGAGGGCTGCCTGCGGCCGTCCCTTCGACGGGGTCACGTCGGGGCGGTGGATGCCAGAGGAACACCCGAGCTGGGCCGGAGGCTGAGGGGGCTGCGGGGGCTGCCACTCCCTATCGGGGCCGGAGGGGTGACAGGCTCCCACCTCCGCTCCTTTaacctctcttcttcctctcctgcagaTGGACGTGGCCGAGGTTTCTCCCTCCCGCTCCCCAATCTTGGCTCCGCCGGCGgggcagaggagggaggaagaggaacgCCAATGCTTTGCCGTCCAGGCCGGCCCTGGGTGTTCTCTTGTCTCCTCCAGGCTTTTTCCGAAGGGGCAGGGAGGTGAGGGGTGCTGCCACCCCCCGTGTCCCCCTGCAGCGTCCCCGGGCAGCGCTGGAAGAGCTTCGCCCACCCCGTCTAACTCCTGGCTGATAGAAAGCAGCGTGGCCACTTCCTAAGAGCCCCCCATGTCGGCAGCCGCACAGCGCCGCATCTCCCCTCTCGGGACCCTTTCCCGGTCCTTACCCCGGCTCTGAGCCCGAAATGGTCCCAGCATGAGTGACATTGGCTTTCCTAATGTAATGACTTATGAAAGATATAATCATGTGTTAAATTGAATCCTCCGCTTAACTGTTAATGGTGTGCTCTGGGCACATTTACGTATTAGATGCTATGGTAACTAATTACCACTAGAAGAAGGGATAATACACTTTCCAGACTTTGACAAATAATTATGAGTGTTCACATCCCTGCTAGCAGCAGTGGCGGCGGATCCGCTGGAATGAGTAAGTGACTAAATGAATGGGTAAGTGAACTTGTGTGCATGGAGGGACCGCATAACGGATAGTGGTCAAGTGAGTTTTCTTATTAAAACctttaatgaaaatgtgatttagAGTGgaagggggggttggggtggggggagggggggaatgCGACGCTGACTCTAAATGTAATTAAATCGCGTAATATAAACATCGGAAACATAAAtaagtttgcttttaattaaaacgCGGCAGTCATAGTAAATTATTCACGTGCTCGGAAACTTTGCAGCAATTAACAATCGGGTTCTGGAGAGGGGATGTGAGGGTGTAAACTCAATGGCTCGGGACCCCGCAGCTCTTTCTCCAGAGTCGCTTGCGTTCCCATAGGCCAGAGGGGGACGGAGgttcccagcagagcagctcccgGTCGGACAAAACTTGGGGCAGCACAGCTAAAGGGCCGAACCCAGAGTTGCGGGCAGCCGCACGTCGTTCCATCAGCCCCGTATCCCTTCGCCCGCCCATCAGATCCGTGTCCTCgcctccctccccccagccccgtgcccccgcgccgccgcccccACCGGCCCGTTCGGACTCTGCCCCGACGCGGCCGTCCCGCAGCCTCGGAGGGGTTAATTCCTTCCCCCGCTGCCCTTGTCCTCGCAACCCGACTCCGAGACGTGTCATAAAAGATGAAGTGAATTGATGGTCTGTTTCGAGCACTTTACTGCTGTGGTTTTGAATTCATACACGGAAGAACTATGATCTGTGGATAATTTGAGATGCTGTAGGAAAATGATGAGGTTTACTTCCAACACAACCGTTTGCTTACCgtttgaaaataaagagaaaggcGCACTTAGAACAGAGACAAAGCTGAACGTCTAAAGACAGCCATAAACTGCCAGACAGCCATAAATTAACGTCTTCATCAAACACTGAGGGGATCAGCGCTTATCTAAATCAACAATTATTTCTTCCAAGAAGTTGCCGAACAGATTGCCCCTCTAATACTATTTTTAAACCCCTGTAATTGAGGATTAGGGACCAACAATCGCCTTTCCGGAGTAAACCTCCTCTCCGTCGGCTCCGAACTCACCCAGCTCTCCGAGCGGGCTCACTCGGGAACCTCCTCGGGCTCCCATCCCCGTCCGGGCTGCTTTAGGAAGGGCGGCCGGCGCTCCCTGCTTATTCTCAGGGGCTCAGGGGAGCGAGGAGCACCGAGAACCGGCAGTCGGAGAGCAGGCAGCGCGGCACTCACGTCTGCGGTCAGACGGGCTCAACCCCGGGGCGATGAGCGGGGTCTGCGGGAAGGGCGCTCTGCTGCGAGTTCGAAGCGGCTTCGTAAGTCCACGGAGGCTTCGGAAGTCTCTGCCGGGAAGAATTCCTCCTTGGGAGGAGATGGAAGACGCGCTCCGCAGCCGGGCGGTTCACTGGCTGGCAGCGTGGGAATGTGCCTGCGGGAGGCTGGCGGCTGAACTCTTGGGAAGACGGGGGTAGAGGGAAAGAGGAGCTGATGCAGAAGTTCATCGGCAAAAGTCACCACGGGGTATTTCCTTACTGTTCCCTTAGCAGCCAGAGCCCAGACTTGCGATCAACTTTCTTGTGATAACAAGTgttgtttaaaggaaaaatatatatatacatacaagCAGTGTAACAAAATAATATGGCAAGAGAGAATCCTGCAATGCTTATAGCAGGGACAGACTTCTTTTGACTCTATTTTGGTGCAAATAGTTGGGAAGACAAGCACACCGATGCTATTACAGAAAGTGTAAGACCACAACATCAGTACCTGAGGTCCCAGGTCCCAAACCTGAGGACCTGCTGCACATCACAGACACAGGGCTGAGTTGTACGAGGATCGAGATCCCACTACATTTTAGTTCTTTGCTTTCAcgtgaaaaaaaattgtatttaaaacatCTGTAGATTTGCATCTTTGTATGTAGCAAATGCTTACTTATACTTACTAGCATTTATGAATATAGACATTAAGCATCATCGTACAGGTGTAGTTGTAAGTGGTACTTTTGTAATTAGACCAGCTTCCTGGTGTGCTGCGGGTATTAAGACACGACTGGCCATGGTACACACATATGTTCAGGTAATGGGCAGGAATAGACTTCACTTGCTGTGGTCTGACAGTTGAAATAGCTCAATTCATATGAATTAAGTATATGTCATGAACAAATTGATGTCTcgattttaaaataaaatgcaatataaataaCATCAAAAAAGCTCTTGGTGTCCAGACAAATATTAGACATAATACAGTATCAGGAATTACTATaatccccccctccccaaactGCCTTTCATATCACAAAGAAAAGCTCACGCAGAAACGTGGCCTTCAGGACACCTCAAATaacattgctttttatttctgaacgTTAATTAAAAAGTTACAAACACGTgtaggaaatgcagaaaaaatgctGCAGGTCCCTCTTCTGTGCAGTGTATCTTCATCAGTCCTCACAGATACACCTCGTACACATTTCTGCATGATGGAATGAAGGAAAGGGATCTCTTTAGGCTGTGTACGAAAGAGCTACTGGCAGAATTCATAGCGACAATGCTGCTTAGAAAAGCCAAGTTGTGCTTTGCTGGTGCAGTGCAGCACACTGGAACAATTTTCCATCATTTCTCCTTCTAAAATGAATGATGTAAGAGTGCAGAGTATTTAACAGCAGGTAGGACTTCTACTGCACAGAGGTACGGCAAAAGGAAAGGACTAGGAGCTGTATTTGGGAAGTAATCTTTATACTGGGAGTATATATCTCTATTCTGATTCTGGATAATACCCTAAGAACATCCAAGGTCCCACATTCCTCTTGATAGGAAACTGCTTTAGtttgatggggggggggggggggggggggggaaataaaaattttttttttttttttttttttttttttttttttttttggggggggggggggggggggggggggggggggggggggggggggagggtaaGGGAGAGGTGATCATTTCCTAAATTCCAAGATGCTCCATGACAGTGTTGAATTAAATGCTGTGTGCTGACTGAAATGTTTTACAATGAAAGCAACAGTCGTGTATCTgtgagaaaaatgcaaatgcaaggtggaaaaaaatcaacacagaCACTCATTCAGTAGTAAAATAGATACATTTTTATGTGttcttgaaatacaaaaatcacTTCAGATGTTAGATTACTAAAATAATGAAGTTTCATTCTTGCTTAGAAATTCACAACATATCTTTTTCGACCTAAGAGCCTTAATGATGGATATTAACTATTAGAGTAAAGCCTAACCATTGTCCATCTATATACAAAATGTCAGTTTTGGCGATTAAGAGCAATTCACAGTCTTCTGAATGGCAGAAAGTTCAATGATGATGACATAAAAGATCATTTATAATTCTACAAGGGAAATTTACAGATCAGCCATCactcaaaaccaaaataaaataaagaaggaaaagaagtgcAATGCCAAAAACAGTGACATGCATAACACTCTACTCTTACACTCTGACATAGTTTTAGATTATTACATTACGACCTATCGGCAGAGATGTGGAAGTCAAACTTGCAAGGAGGTGCACAATATAGCAGCACGATCGTTTGAGACACAGGGCGAGTTAGTGAGTTGGTGGTGGGTCATAGCAACAGTGCACGGCGGTGCAGAACAAAGTGTAAATTAAAAGAATAGTCgtaaataaaatcacatttcagcATTTGCATTAGCTTATGATGAATTCACCTTCCTGAACAGGTGCTACAAATGGGACATGCTGATTTAATAAACCTATTTTATGTCAGAAGATGAGTCTACCCCCCTCCCCTTAACAGCAGATGACTGTATCAATATAACTGTATGCAGTGATAGCTTATAACTGGAGACCAGTACAGACCAGCATGGTCACTTGTAACACTTAGGAGCGGGCTCCCCATGTCACCCAAGGCAGAGTGGAAGCAGCCCTGGCTCAGCAGAGTCAGCAGTGAGGCCAGCCCTGTATGGCTGACAACTGACCACCTGCCAATACGGCTACTGCAGGTTTCTACATCAGTGGTTTAGCCATCACAGTGCCTGAGTGACCAGCACCAAGCTGGTGCCTCCTGGGTGCTGTGACCAAACACACAAAGCTGGCCCtcttccctgggcagcacaCTCTGGCCATCTTGGCTCCAGGGATGCTGCTTAAAAAACAGAGATACCAACACCAGAGAGCTTGTTCCCTGCTCCAAGGAGACCAAGCTCCTCCCTGTCAGCTGGCTGCTGACTCATTGGGtcactgctcagctgcagagTATGTGAACTAGCAGGATGACCAGGCTTAATGcttcctttctcctgctctAGCACTCTGACTTTAAAATGATGAGCCTTACCATGCCTGCAAAAGGATGCAGGTCCCACCTCAGTGTTGCACAGCTCACTAGCAAAAGCCATCCATCAGGAGCATGGATTCACAGAGACACAGCTCCAGGATGAACTGGGCAGGCCTTGTAGATTTCATACCATGAAAGCCCTGTACTCCTGTGTGGTGTGAGATGTGGTATCCAGCTCTGAGGCACAGCTTCTGAGTGCTCTCATAGAGCTTTCCT
The window above is part of the Coturnix japonica isolate 7356 chromosome 2, Coturnix japonica 2.1, whole genome shotgun sequence genome. Proteins encoded here:
- the BHLHE22 gene encoding class E basic helix-loop-helix protein 22; the encoded protein is MERALGLPAEEDLFHKSLAASAKRMESAFRSPPGLDLSHPRDRQPSPLACYEAPEPEALLQPGVGGDPLALPPGSVCVKYGESASRSSVAESSGGEQSPDDDSDGRCELLLRGAGGDPRDASPAAGGGGGGGGGPGGGGGGGLKAAEGGCSNGHGHGGSKKSKEQRSLRLNINARERRRMHDLNDALDGLRAVIPYAHSPSVRKLSKIATLLLAKNYILMQAQALEEMRRLVAYLNQGQAISAASLPSSAAAAAAAAAALHPALGAYEQAAGYPFSAGLPPATSCPEKCAIFNSVSSSLCKQCTEKP